Within Winogradskyella helgolandensis, the genomic segment GTGGAAAATTGGCAACTAAATTAGCTAGCCAAATGAATATCCCTGTACAAATGAATGAAGGCAGACGAATCACAGATGTAGCAACCTTAGACATCATCACTATGGTTTATGCTGGAAAAATTAATAAAACTATTGTAGCCCAATTACAGGCTAATGATTGTAATGCTATCGGATTTTCTGGCGCTGATGGCAACACCATAATTTCTGAAAAACGCCCAATAAAAACTATTGATTACGGTTTTGTTGGAGATGTTATAAAAGTAAACACAGAAACTTTACAAATCTTATTAAACAACCATATTACACCTGTTTTTTGTGCCATTACTCATGATGCAAACGGACAATTACTGAATACGAATGCCGATACTGTAGCTTCAGAATTAGCCATTGGTTTATCATCAATTTGTAACACCGAATTATATTATTGTTTCGAAAAAAACGGTGTATTAGAAGATGTTGACAATGAAGATTCTGTAATTGAAAACATCAACACAGAAAGCTATAAAACATTAAAGAATAACAACATCATATTCGAAGGCATGTTACCTAAATTAGATAATTGCTTTCATGCTATAAATAAAAATGTTCAAAAAGTTTGTATCGGAAAATCAGACATGCTTTTCAATACAAACAGTAAACACACAACCATAACCCAATGATTGAAAAACTAACCCAAGAGGCCATTGCTTTATTAAAGCAACTTATAGAAACAGAATCATTTTCATCAGAAGAAGACAACACGGCGTTACTTATAGAAGATTGGTTTAAATCACATAAAATTCCTTTTAAGAGAGATCATCACAACATTTGGTCGACGAACAAATATTTT encodes:
- the argB gene encoding acetylglutamate kinase produces the protein MKTLKVIKIGGNIIDNEEALAAFIKKFSTIEGPKVLVHGGGKLATKLASQMNIPVQMNEGRRITDVATLDIITMVYAGKINKTIVAQLQANDCNAIGFSGADGNTIISEKRPIKTIDYGFVGDVIKVNTETLQILLNNHITPVFCAITHDANGQLLNTNADTVASELAIGLSSICNTELYYCFEKNGVLEDVDNEDSVIENINTESYKTLKNNNIIFEGMLPKLDNCFHAINKNVQKVCIGKSDMLFNTNSKHTTITQ